From Streptosporangium album, the proteins below share one genomic window:
- a CDS encoding purine-nucleoside phosphorylase, with amino-acid sequence MSNDPYALATEAATALKSATGVESFDVALVMGSGWVPAADAIGETIAEIPVTDLPGFAPPAVAGHAGRIRAVRTDSGKTALIFLGRTHLYEGRGVDPVVHGVRTAIRAGARTVVLTNAAGGLRPETQEVGEAVLISDHINLTGANPITGATFVDLTDVYTPRLRELVREIEPSMAEGVYVAFRGPTYETPAEVRMCRILGGDMVGMSTALEAVAAREGGADVLGISLVTNPGAGLVGEPLNHEEVLEVGRATAARMGGLLAKVVGKL; translated from the coding sequence GTGAGCAATGACCCTTATGCACTCGCCACGGAAGCCGCGACCGCGCTGAAGAGCGCCACGGGAGTCGAGTCGTTCGACGTCGCCCTGGTGATGGGTTCGGGCTGGGTGCCGGCCGCCGACGCGATCGGCGAGACGATCGCCGAGATCCCCGTGACCGACCTTCCGGGTTTCGCACCGCCCGCCGTCGCCGGCCACGCGGGCAGGATCCGCGCGGTGCGCACCGATTCGGGAAAGACCGCGCTGATCTTCCTGGGCCGGACCCACCTCTACGAGGGCCGGGGCGTCGACCCGGTCGTGCACGGGGTCCGGACCGCGATCAGGGCCGGTGCCCGCACGGTCGTGCTGACCAACGCCGCCGGGGGCCTGCGGCCGGAGACCCAGGAGGTCGGCGAGGCGGTGCTGATCAGTGACCACATCAACCTGACCGGCGCCAACCCGATCACCGGGGCCACCTTCGTCGACCTCACCGACGTCTACACCCCGCGCCTGCGCGAGCTGGTCCGCGAGATCGAGCCGTCGATGGCCGAGGGCGTCTACGTGGCCTTCCGCGGGCCGACCTACGAGACCCCGGCCGAGGTCCGCATGTGCAGGATCCTCGGCGGCGACATGGTCGGCATGTCCACCGCGCTGGAGGCCGTCGCGGCCCGCGAGGGCGGCGCCGACGTGCTCGGCATCTCCCTGGTCACCAACCCGGGCGCCGGGCTGGTGGGCGAGCCGCTGAACCACGAGGAAGTCCTGGAGGTGGGCCGCGCCACCGCCGCGCGCATGGGCGGCCTGCTCGCCAAGGTCGTCGGCAAACTGTAG
- a CDS encoding gamma-glutamylcyclotransferase, with amino-acid sequence MPVYAAYGSNMDPDQMAQRAPHSPMRGSGWLQGWRLTFGGNDLGWEGALASIVEDPDDHVFVVLYDVPELDETSLDQWEGALRGLYHKVRLRVQTLEGEIVAWFYVLDGYEGGLPSARYLGILAEAAERAGAPDDYVKELRNRPCTSLGG; translated from the coding sequence GTGCCTGTCTACGCCGCCTACGGCAGCAACATGGACCCTGATCAGATGGCCCAGCGGGCCCCGCACTCTCCCATGCGGGGGTCGGGCTGGCTTCAGGGCTGGCGCCTGACGTTCGGCGGTAACGACCTTGGCTGGGAGGGCGCACTCGCCTCCATCGTCGAAGACCCCGATGACCACGTCTTCGTCGTCCTCTACGACGTCCCCGAGCTCGACGAGACCTCCCTCGACCAGTGGGAGGGCGCGCTCCGCGGCCTCTACCACAAGGTCAGACTCCGGGTGCAGACCCTGGAGGGCGAGATCGTGGCCTGGTTCTACGTGCTCGACGGCTACGAAGGCGGCCTGCCCTCCGCGCGTTACCTCGGCATCCTGGCCGAGGCCGCCGAGCGTGCCGGCGCCCCCGACGACTACGTCAAGGAGCTGCGCAACCGCCCCTGCACGTCCCTCGGCGGCTGA
- a CDS encoding NAD(P)H-quinone dehydrogenase — MTRIVIIGGGPGGYEAALVAAQLGAQVTVVEQDGPGGACVLTDCVPSKTLIATSVRKQALLDASMLGVHYTGGSDGDAGVVHADMPLVNTRVKELAQAQSADIAARLAAEGVEVVRAPGRLVDPQVVRAGDRTIRADVVIVATGATPRILNGAEPDGERILTWRQMYDLEELPEHLIVVGSGVTGAEFAGAYRSLGSEVTLVSSRDRMMPNEDADAAEVLEEVYRRRGMNVMGRSRAESVKRTPDGVVVTLEDGRTAEGTHCLMTVGMVPNTAGIGLEEAGVTLDRGGFIQVDKVSRTSAPGVYAAGDCTGVLMLASVAAMQGRIAVWHALGEAVQPLRLATVASNIFTDPEIAAVGVAQKAIEAGEIEANVVKLPLATNARAKMQGFNDGFVKLFCRPHTGIILGGVVVAPRASELILAVSVAVQQRLTVDQLAHTFAVYPSLSGSITEAARRLMQPMTPSGI; from the coding sequence GTGACAAGGATCGTGATCATCGGTGGCGGGCCCGGCGGATACGAGGCGGCGCTGGTGGCCGCGCAACTCGGAGCACAGGTCACGGTGGTCGAGCAGGACGGTCCCGGCGGGGCCTGTGTGCTGACGGACTGCGTGCCGTCCAAGACGCTGATCGCCACCTCCGTGCGTAAACAGGCACTTCTCGACGCCAGCATGCTCGGCGTGCACTACACCGGCGGCTCCGACGGCGACGCCGGTGTAGTGCACGCCGACATGCCGCTGGTCAACACGCGGGTGAAGGAGCTGGCCCAGGCGCAGTCGGCCGACATCGCCGCACGGCTGGCCGCCGAGGGGGTCGAGGTGGTCAGGGCTCCCGGGCGGCTGGTCGATCCGCAGGTGGTCAGGGCCGGTGACCGGACGATCCGGGCCGACGTCGTGATCGTGGCGACCGGCGCGACCCCGCGCATTCTGAACGGCGCCGAGCCCGACGGGGAGCGCATCCTCACCTGGCGGCAGATGTACGACCTGGAGGAGCTGCCCGAGCACCTCATCGTGGTCGGCTCCGGCGTCACCGGTGCGGAGTTCGCGGGCGCCTACCGCTCGCTCGGCTCGGAGGTCACGCTCGTGTCCTCGCGCGATCGGATGATGCCCAACGAGGACGCGGACGCCGCGGAGGTCCTCGAAGAGGTCTACCGGCGCCGCGGGATGAACGTCATGGGCCGTTCCCGGGCGGAGTCCGTCAAGCGCACCCCCGACGGCGTGGTCGTCACGCTGGAGGACGGCAGGACCGCCGAGGGCACCCACTGCCTCATGACGGTCGGCATGGTCCCCAACACCGCCGGCATCGGGCTGGAAGAGGCCGGGGTCACCCTCGACCGGGGTGGCTTCATCCAGGTGGACAAGGTCTCCCGCACCTCGGCGCCCGGCGTCTACGCGGCCGGTGACTGCACCGGGGTGCTGATGCTCGCCTCGGTGGCCGCCATGCAGGGCCGGATCGCGGTCTGGCACGCGCTCGGCGAGGCCGTGCAGCCACTCCGCCTGGCCACCGTCGCCTCCAACATCTTCACCGACCCCGAGATCGCCGCCGTGGGAGTCGCGCAGAAGGCGATCGAGGCCGGTGAGATCGAGGCCAACGTGGTCAAGCTGCCGCTGGCCACCAACGCGCGGGCCAAGATGCAGGGCTTCAACGACGGCTTCGTGAAGCTGTTCTGCCGCCCGCACACCGGCATCATCCTCGGCGGGGTCGTGGTCGCCCCCCGCGCCTCCGAGCTCATCCTGGCGGTCTCGGTGGCCGTCCAGCAGCGGCTCACCGTGGACCAGCTCGCCCACACCTTCGCGGTCTACCCCTCGCTGTCCGGCTCCATCACCGAGGCGGCCCGCCGTCTGATGCAGCCCATGACGCCCAGCGGGATCTGA
- a CDS encoding fibronectin type III-like domain-contianing protein: MVDREQPSATPYQLYTHQHKSRVKQPVKQLRGFQRVHLAPGESKVVKLPLKTADLALWDVTRGRFTVEPSTHDVLVGPSSDSVRQRATVQVTGERIPARDLTRVTRAADFDDYAGVELVDETKVRGDAVGASAGGWIAFRDADLGKGVTGVKLGVAATAASSVEVRLGSPAGKLLGTVPVTATGGVYQCATATAPLPGARGKGDLYLVFRGDLRIKDLVLTR; the protein is encoded by the coding sequence GTGGTTGATCGCGAACAGCCATCCGCCACGCCGTATCAGCTCTACACCCACCAGCACAAGTCCCGGGTGAAGCAGCCGGTCAAGCAGCTCCGAGGCTTCCAGCGGGTCCACCTCGCACCGGGCGAGTCGAAGGTCGTGAAGCTCCCGCTCAAGACCGCCGACCTGGCCCTGTGGGACGTGACCCGGGGACGTTTCACGGTGGAGCCGTCCACCCACGACGTGCTCGTGGGCCCGTCGTCGGACAGCGTCCGCCAGCGGGCCACGGTCCAGGTGACAGGCGAGCGCATCCCCGCCCGCGACCTCACCAGGGTCACCCGCGCGGCCGACTTCGACGACTACGCCGGGGTCGAACTGGTCGACGAGACCAAGGTCCGCGGCGACGCGGTCGGCGCCTCGGCGGGCGGGTGGATCGCCTTCAGGGACGCGGACCTCGGCAAGGGCGTCACCGGCGTCAAGCTCGGCGTCGCGGCCACCGCGGCCTCCTCCGTCGAGGTCCGCCTCGGCTCCCCGGCCGGAAAACTCCTCGGCACCGTCCCGGTGACCGCCACCGGCGGGGTCTACCAGTGTGCCACGGCCACCGCCCCGCTCCCGGGCGCGCGCGGCAAGGGCGACCTCTACCTGGTCTTCAGGGGCGACCTGCGCATCAAGGACCTCGTCCTGACCCGCTGA
- a CDS encoding type II toxin-antitoxin system RelE family toxin, which produces MSEYERPPFEPVLGAAARRAISDKLPPDVATGAVDFITGALLANPYRVGKELNEPLAGIYSARLMRDWRILYEIHDEQEPREIHVLDIRHRADAYQRR; this is translated from the coding sequence GTGAGTGAGTACGAGCGCCCGCCTTTTGAACCGGTTCTGGGCGCTGCGGCCAGGCGGGCCATCTCGGACAAGCTCCCGCCCGATGTTGCGACAGGGGCGGTTGACTTCATCACGGGCGCGCTCCTGGCGAACCCTTACCGAGTCGGGAAAGAACTCAACGAGCCGCTCGCGGGCATCTACAGTGCCCGGCTGATGCGTGACTGGCGCATTCTGTACGAGATCCATGATGAACAGGAACCGCGAGAGATTCACGTTCTCGACATCCGGCATCGTGCAGACGCCTATCAGCGTCGTTGA
- a CDS encoding RNA polymerase sigma factor translates to MQDPRVPPGARDRFEALYLACYPAMHRYALRRTDSADDVADVIAETFLIAWRRLDDVPEGDATLLWLYGTARRVLANHRRGDARRTALASRLRDELATGQETASADPRADAVRSAFATLAPADREVLALACWEGLTGPQIAKVLGCSGTAARLRLHRARRRLARLLDTTDEVHVTAVLRGEHR, encoded by the coding sequence GTGCAGGATCCACGCGTGCCCCCCGGCGCGCGCGATCGTTTCGAGGCGCTCTACCTCGCCTGCTATCCGGCGATGCACCGCTACGCGCTGCGCCGGACCGACTCGGCCGACGACGTCGCCGATGTGATCGCGGAGACCTTCCTCATCGCGTGGCGGCGGCTGGACGACGTGCCCGAGGGGGACGCCACTCTGCTGTGGCTGTACGGCACCGCCCGCCGCGTCCTGGCCAATCATCGGCGCGGGGACGCCCGCCGCACCGCGCTGGCCTCGCGGCTCCGCGACGAACTGGCCACCGGCCAGGAGACGGCGTCCGCCGACCCACGGGCCGACGCCGTCCGATCCGCCTTCGCGACTTTGGCTCCGGCGGACCGGGAGGTGCTCGCGCTGGCCTGCTGGGAGGGGCTGACCGGGCCGCAGATCGCCAAGGTGCTGGGCTGCAGCGGCACCGCCGCCCGGCTCCGCCTGCACCGGGCCCGCAGGCGACTGGCCCGGCTGCTCGACACGACAGACGAGGTCCACGTGACGGCCGTACTGAGGGGAGAGCACCGATGA
- a CDS encoding carbohydrate ABC transporter permease, with translation MLFLILLTFLFGPGLIPNYLLVSSLGLIDTYWSLILPGAVTAFNLVVMRAFFMNIPAEVSDSARIDGASEFHILRKIVLPMSKGVTAVIGLFYAVGYWNSFFNAVLYLNDNAKLPLQVVLRQYVLQGQSLFAGQTGDATVAGQTLPPSLALQMAIVVVALLPVLFVYPFVQRHFTKGVIIGAVKG, from the coding sequence ATGTTGTTCCTCATCCTGCTGACGTTCCTGTTCGGCCCCGGGCTCATCCCGAACTACCTGCTGGTCAGCTCGCTGGGACTCATCGACACCTACTGGTCGCTGATCCTGCCGGGCGCGGTCACCGCGTTCAACCTGGTGGTCATGCGGGCGTTCTTCATGAACATCCCCGCGGAGGTGAGCGACAGCGCGCGGATCGACGGGGCGAGCGAGTTCCACATCCTGAGGAAGATCGTGCTGCCCATGTCGAAGGGCGTCACGGCCGTCATCGGCCTGTTCTACGCGGTGGGCTACTGGAACTCGTTCTTCAACGCCGTCCTCTACCTGAACGACAACGCCAAGCTGCCCCTGCAGGTCGTGCTCCGGCAGTACGTGCTCCAGGGCCAGTCCCTGTTCGCCGGCCAGACCGGCGACGCCACGGTCGCCGGCCAGACCCTGCCCCCCAGCCTCGCCCTCCAGATGGCGATCGTCGTCGTCGCACTGCTCCCGGTGCTGTTCGTCTACCCGTTCGTCCAGCGGCACTTCACCAAGGGAGTGATCATCGGCGCCGTCAAGGGCTGA
- a CDS encoding ROK family transcriptional regulator — MGTGLTLITSTTDPQPADFADVRATNLAVVLRFVREHAPCSRADIAASTGLNKATVSSLVADLIDRRLVRETGLTENRVGRPATMLVLDGSPYAAIGVEVNVDYVTAVAVDLSGERLLSWRRSFSGAAVTSAQAVATVAAIVRRVGSRMAKEERQVLGLTVGVPGLVGTDGTVRIAPNLGWRDADLCGDLTKALRDPGYPVQVDNDANLAALAEHRFGPRAGTANLVYLTGEIGVGAGVILDGRLRRGGRGYGGEIGHIQLDPFGTECRCGRLGCLEAVAGIGAVLEHAALSPAEVEIELDEVVRLAHAADLHTLTVLAAVGRNLGKGVAMIANLLNPEVVILGGYYVPLAPWLLPAVEAEMRGRTIAPDAGGCEVVASTLGYGAAALGGAARVLDSVDSGRLPRMS; from the coding sequence GTGGGAACGGGACTGACCTTGATCACATCTACGACGGATCCGCAGCCGGCGGACTTCGCCGACGTCCGGGCCACCAACCTCGCCGTGGTGCTGAGGTTCGTGCGCGAGCACGCGCCCTGCTCTCGGGCGGACATCGCCGCCTCCACGGGGCTCAACAAGGCGACGGTGTCGAGCCTGGTCGCCGATCTGATCGACCGCCGCCTGGTGCGGGAGACGGGGCTGACCGAGAACCGGGTCGGCCGTCCGGCCACGATGCTCGTGCTCGACGGCTCGCCGTACGCCGCGATCGGCGTCGAGGTCAACGTCGACTACGTCACCGCCGTCGCGGTGGACCTGTCGGGGGAGCGGCTGCTGTCCTGGCGGCGTTCCTTCTCCGGCGCGGCCGTCACCAGCGCCCAGGCCGTGGCCACGGTCGCGGCGATCGTCCGCCGGGTGGGGAGCCGGATGGCCAAGGAGGAGCGCCAGGTCCTCGGCCTGACGGTGGGGGTTCCCGGTCTGGTCGGCACCGACGGCACCGTGCGCATCGCGCCCAACCTCGGCTGGCGTGACGCCGACCTGTGCGGCGACCTCACCAAGGCCCTGCGCGACCCCGGCTACCCCGTGCAGGTGGACAACGACGCCAACCTCGCGGCCCTTGCCGAGCACCGCTTCGGCCCCCGGGCCGGGACGGCCAACCTCGTCTACCTCACCGGTGAGATCGGCGTGGGCGCCGGAGTCATCCTCGACGGGCGGCTCCGCCGCGGCGGGCGAGGGTACGGCGGGGAGATCGGCCACATCCAGCTCGATCCCTTCGGCACCGAGTGCCGCTGCGGCCGGCTGGGGTGCCTGGAGGCCGTCGCGGGGATCGGCGCGGTCCTGGAGCACGCCGCCCTCTCGCCCGCGGAGGTGGAGATCGAGCTGGACGAGGTGGTACGGCTGGCCCACGCGGCCGACCTCCACACGCTCACCGTCCTGGCCGCCGTGGGACGCAATCTGGGCAAGGGCGTGGCGATGATCGCGAACCTGCTCAACCCCGAGGTGGTCATCCTGGGCGGCTACTACGTACCGCTCGCCCCCTGGCTGCTGCCCGCGGTGGAGGCCGAGATGCGCGGACGCACGATCGCGCCGGACGCCGGGGGCTGCGAGGTCGTGGCCTCCACGCTGGGGTACGGCGCGGCGGCGCTGGGCGGCGCCGCGCGGGTGCTCGACTCGGTGGATTCGGGTCGTCTGCCCCGTATGTCTTGA
- a CDS encoding carbohydrate-binding protein, with product MIGRSARDIRLCAPFHVDGEHIPPRAALAGPISAVDHDEYDAVAFVDAARVSGDAVRSTAEGAWILFRSVDLGAGVAACAARATGVEGGVITLRLDDPLYGPVAGALTVSAGGRYDLAEVRAGLAEADGVHDLYVVFENAGITLASLAFEGTP from the coding sequence ATGATTGGCCGCTCCGCCCGGGACATCCGCCTGTGCGCCCCCTTCCACGTCGACGGCGAGCACATCCCGCCCCGTGCCGCGCTCGCGGGCCCGATCTCCGCCGTCGACCACGACGAGTACGACGCGGTGGCCTTCGTGGACGCGGCCAGGGTCTCCGGCGACGCCGTACGGTCCACCGCCGAGGGCGCGTGGATCCTGTTCCGCTCGGTCGACCTGGGGGCCGGGGTCGCGGCCTGCGCGGCCCGCGCGACCGGCGTGGAAGGCGGAGTGATCACCCTGCGGCTGGACGACCCCCTCTACGGCCCGGTCGCCGGCGCCCTGACCGTGTCCGCGGGCGGCCGCTACGACCTCGCCGAGGTCCGCGCGGGGCTTGCGGAGGCCGACGGAGTCCACGATCTTTATGTGGTGTTCGAGAACGCGGGAATCACCCTGGCGTCCCTCGCCTTCGAGGGGACCCCGTGA
- a CDS encoding LacI family DNA-binding transcriptional regulator has protein sequence MRGRAVTIAEVARHAGVAVSTVSYVLSGKRAISADTRRRVLDSVRVLGYHPNAGARALASKRANVIALVLPLRAGMHVPVLMQFATSVVTAARQYDHDVLLLTADEGADGLHRAAASALVDGLVLMDVELDDSRVPLLRELAEPSVLIGFPADTAGLTCVDLDFGRAGALCVEHLAERGHREIALLGAPAVVYGRGTGFARRTREGFTRAVAEHGLTGVALPCEDTFDQVSAALGELLETRPGLSGLVVHNEAAVNHVLGALRQYGRRVPGEVAVVAICPDDIAERSSPALTSVLIPAEEVARQAVRLLMDKLAGRAVPDGTLLEPRLTARGST, from the coding sequence GTGAGAGGGCGGGCGGTGACGATCGCCGAGGTCGCCCGGCACGCGGGAGTGGCGGTGAGCACGGTGTCCTACGTGCTCAGCGGGAAACGCGCGATCTCCGCCGACACCCGGCGCCGGGTGCTCGACAGCGTGCGCGTGCTCGGATACCACCCCAACGCCGGGGCCAGGGCGCTGGCCAGCAAGCGGGCCAACGTCATCGCGCTGGTGCTGCCGCTCCGGGCCGGGATGCACGTCCCGGTGCTGATGCAGTTCGCCACCTCGGTGGTCACCGCGGCCCGGCAGTACGACCACGACGTGCTGCTGCTGACCGCCGACGAGGGAGCCGACGGGCTCCACAGGGCGGCGGCGAGCGCGCTGGTGGACGGCCTCGTGCTGATGGACGTGGAACTCGACGACAGCAGGGTGCCGCTGCTGCGGGAGCTCGCCGAGCCGAGCGTGCTGATCGGGTTCCCCGCCGACACGGCCGGGCTGACCTGCGTGGACCTGGACTTCGGCCGCGCGGGCGCGCTCTGCGTGGAGCATCTGGCCGAACGCGGGCACCGGGAGATCGCCCTGCTCGGCGCCCCCGCCGTGGTCTACGGACGGGGGACCGGCTTCGCCCGTCGCACCCGGGAGGGGTTCACCCGGGCCGTGGCCGAGCACGGCCTGACCGGGGTGGCCCTGCCGTGTGAGGACACCTTCGACCAGGTGTCCGCCGCGCTGGGAGAGCTGCTGGAGACCCGGCCCGGCCTGTCCGGGCTGGTCGTCCACAACGAGGCCGCGGTCAACCACGTGCTCGGGGCGCTGCGCCAGTACGGCAGGCGGGTGCCCGGCGAGGTCGCGGTGGTGGCGATCTGCCCCGACGACATCGCGGAACGGTCCAGTCCGGCACTCACCTCGGTGCTGATTCCGGCCGAGGAGGTCGCCCGGCAGGCGGTGCGGCTCCTGATGGACAAGCTCGCGGGCCGGGCCGTACCCGACGGCACGCTGCTGGAGCCCCGGCTGACCGCGCGCGGCAGTACCTGA